The DNA region TACCGCTTACTCCAAACCTCCTTTTTATATCGTCAAAAGTATTTGTTTCAATTTTCACTCCTTTTTTAAGGGTTATCAATAAAACGCCAAACCTGCTTAGGTTAGCCAGGTTTGGAGGAACAGCCTCCCTGTCTTTCAAAACCGATAATGAAGTGATATCATTTGGATTTATATAGCCAAGACCGGCAATGATTTTGGAGTTAACAATAATTAATGGCTGCCGTTCTTTTGCACCAGGTAAATAGCGGTATAAGGAATCGGCAGGATACTTAGGCTGATAGGTTTTATACGTGTTTGTTGTGTCTTTAAAAGCAGGACTGTTATTCGGTTTAAACAAAGCTTTGCCTGTATCCGGCATTATCTGCAGCGGCGTTTGCGGCAGGGCTGCCTGGGCAAAAGCGGTAATTCCATAAAACAGACACACTAAAACAGTTAAAAGATTTTTCATGGTTGTAATTTTATGGATAAGATGCAGGCGCTGTGTAATTTCCATAAGTTAATCAAATTATTTATAACGGATTAGTGATCCACCATGTATTTCCGAATGGATCTGTTACCCCTGCGCTCCTGCCGTATGGTTGATCGGCCGGCGGCATAATGCTTTCGGCTCCGCTATCAAGGGCCTTCTGGTAAGTTTCGTCACAGTTTTCTACATATACAAACATACCTGCATTTTGCTGTTGGTAAGTATCGGTACAATCAGCAAACATGATGGTGCTGCCATTGATGTTAACCTCGGCGTGCATAATGGTATGTTCGTCGCGCATGGTTTTAAATTGTTCGGTTGCGCCAAAAACCTTTTGGGTAAACCCGATAAACTGAGCACCGTTTTTAACAATGAGGTAAGGCATAACAGCCTGGTAATTTTCGGGAATGTTTATTGTTGAGGCCATGGTAACTGGTTTTGATATTCTAAGTTACCAAATATCCAATTGATGTTTGATCATAATACAAGATCGGCCAGCGCTTCGTCGGTAAAGTTTATGGCTTCCATATATTATCAAGGTTAAGTTTGGTGACTTTACCTTGATGCTCTTGCTCAATTGATTTTTGCAGATGTTGAGCATTGGCTTCTGAAGAAAGCAAGTAAGCAGTATCATTCGCTATTTCGCTTGTTTTATAATCAACATGCAGGGCATCCAAAAAAATCCGGATAGCAGTTTCCTGATCTGCATTTGCAGGATGTATGGTTAATGTTGTCATATATCAAATATACCCCGTTTTTATTTTAACCGTCAAATCTGTCTAAAATACAACCCGATACAGCGCCTGCGAATAATGGGTCAAATCCGAAATCAAAAAAACCTAATTCCGAAATTCCCTTACAAGCCTTTAGTTATAGCCTCATAAACCACATCCTGAATCCTTGGCCTGATGTTAAGGCTCAACAGCTTACTGGCTACCGATGGGTTCACCCTGTTTGACAGGAATACATATACCAGGTTGTATTTAGGATCAACCCAGATACAGGTGCCTGTGAAACCGGTATGTCCAAAAGCCTGATCTGATGCCAGCTTTGAAGGATAATGTCTTTCGGCTATCGGATCCCAGCGGTCAAAACCCAGTCCGCGGCGGCTCACCGGCGATTGTTTGGAGGTGAACAGGTCAACAACCTCCGGTTTAAAATATTGAGCACCACCATAACTCCCCTTGTTTAAAATCATCTGGTATAATATGGCCACATCATTGGCACTGCCAAATAAACCGGCATGCCCGGCAACGCCGCCTAAAAGCGCTGCTGTTGGGTCATGTACATATCCATCCAGTAATGACATTCGGTACTCCTTATCATTTTCGGTAGGGATTATCCTGTCGGGCGTAAAGCGGTATAAGGGTAAGAAGCCTGCAGTTTGCATTCCCAGCGGGGTATAAAAATGCTGCTGTACATAAATGTTGAGCGGCACGGCAGTAATGTTTTCAACAACCTCCTGCATAAATAGCATGCTAACATCACTATATACATACTGCCCGCGCGTTTTTAACGGCGAGTTCAGCATATCGGGCAGCATTACATCTTTATAATAGTCTTTGCGCAGGTAATAATGATCAGATACCTTTGTTGGATAGGCGGCAGACGAATCGGTACTGTGATCAGTTGGCTTTACCTTTTCAAACGACTGGATATCGGGGATCAGGCCCGCCTGGTGCAACAGCACTTCGCGGATCCGGATGTCGTTCTTATTGCTTTTACGGGCAAGGGGAATATAATCGCCAAGGGTTTTCTCCAGGCTTAATTTACCCTGATCGGTAAGCTGCATGGTTTCCATGGTGGTTGCCGATACTTTGGTCATAGAAGCAAGGTCAAAAATGTCGGTCAGTTTGTCGGGTATTACATTATCATAGGTGTGATAACCGTAAGCTTTATTAAATATCACCTTACCATCTTTAGCAACCAATACCACGCAGCCGGGAGTGGCATGCTCACGGATAGCTTCCTGTGCTATCTTATCAATGCCCTGCAAATTGGCAGCATTTATACCGGCTTCTTCAGGAACGGTATATTGCAGTCTCGTTTTCTCAGTAGCAAAGCCCATCCCCATTTTATAAACGGCGCTATAGTTTTTCGCTAATTTTTGAGAGATACTTACCCCGCCGAATATAGCTTCGGCACTGTACATTGCCGATACCTGTGATACCCGTTCCGTCCAGATCACGGGGGCGGTTATAACATCAAGCTTGCCCAATAGCGAACCACTGCCAAAAGCCGCGACAATTATATTCTTGTTTTTTTGATTGGTACTGATAAAGTCAATCACATCCGGATTGCTTAAATCGGCATCATTTACCTGTACTATAATGGTATTGTAAAACTTCAGATCGGAAGTAAGATTGGCCAGCGTTTTATTACCCGAATAAGCGCCACCATCAAATAGCTGTACACTGTTATATTTATTAAGCAAGCTATCAAAAACGGCGGCGTACTGGTTATTGAAATGCACACTGGCAATTTTAAAATCCTCCAGCTTTTGCAGCGGCACCAGGTATGAGGCATTGTTAAGTAACACGGTGGAGTTGCCAACCAACCTTTCTTCGGCAATGAAGGCCTGCCCTGTTAACGGCGGATTTTGCGCGCAAGCGGTATTAAATAATGCAAACCCTAATAGTACTAAAGGAACACGGCCCCATTTATTTTTTATCATATACTTTAACTCCGTTTATATAGGTTTGGGTCACTTTGGTTGCCGGGATCTCGCTGCCTTTTACTTTCATAATATCTTTGTCCAATATCACGAAGTCGGCGTATTTACCGGGTTCAATGCTGCCTTTTTCTTTTTCTTCAAAATTGGCTTTGGCAGCCCAAAGGGTCATTCCCTTTAATGCTTCAATCCGGCTTAGGGCGTTTTCAGACTGAAAACCACCTTCCGGGAAACCTTTCAAATCCTTGCGCTCAACCGCTGCATAGAACGTATAAAGCGGATTAATGTTCTCAACCGGGAAATCGGTACCCAAAGGGATCCAACCGTTTTGCTTTAACAATTGTTTATAGGCATAAGCCGTTTTAAGCCGTTCGCGGCCCAGTCTTTTACCGGCCCAGTACATATCTGATGTCGCGTGCGTAGGCTGTACCGATGGGACAATACTGTATTGGCCAAACATATCCAGGTCTTGCGGTGATACTACCTGCGCGTGCTCGATACGCCACCTCAGGTCGTTTTTGCCTTTTAAATTAGTAGCATAAATCTTAAGCATTACCCGCACTGCCGAATCGCCAATGGCATGGGTACACATCTGGAAACCGCGGGCCGCTATTTTTGGAGCTATTTCTTCAAAATGCTTTGGGTTACTCAACAAAAAGCCGCTCCATTTGGCCGAGTCGGCATAGGGTTTTAGCAGGCAGGCCCCTCTTGAACCGAGGGCGCCATCGGCATAAACTTTAAAAGCCCTTACATTTAAACGGGGCGTTTTAATGATTCCCTTCTTAAAGAGGTAGTCATAATTCTCCTGTCGGTCGGCCAGCATCACATACAGGCGCATTTTCAGGTCGCCTTTATTTTGCAGCTCGGCAATGGTGTTTATCATGGTATAAGGCAGCCCGCAATCATCAACGGTAGTTAAGCCAGCGGCAAAACAATTTTTTTGCGCCGATAGCAGGGCTGTATCTATAATAGCGGCCGTAGGTTGCGGAATTTTACGGGTAACTATGCCTACCGCGTTATCAACCAAAATGCCGGTAAGTTTCCCGTTACTGGTTTCTATTTCGCCGCCGTTAATGGTTTGCCCCGGTTTAACACCGGCAATGTTCAGTGCGGCCTGGTTGGCTATGGCGGCGTGCCCGTCTACACGGCTAAGGATCACCGGCCTCATCGGGAACAGCGAATCCAGCTTTGCCTTATCGGGGAAATGTTTATTAGTCCAGTCGTTTTGGTCCCAGCCATTACCAATGATCCAGCCATCGGTATTACGTTCGGAATAAGCTTTTACCGAGTCAATAATTTCGGGCCAGCTATGGGTACCTACCAGGTTTACTTCCTGCAGGCCCATACCATATTCATAAAAATGGGCGTGGGCGTCAATAAAGCCCGGATAAACCGCGGCACCCTGCGCGTCAACCACTTCGCGGGCGTTGTATTTTTGTTCAAGGGAATCGGCATTGCCTACTGCAAGTATCTTTCCTCCGCTTACTACAAATGCGCTTGCTGTTGTAAAATTGCTATCTACGGTGTACACAACCGCGTTTTTTACCAGCATATCGGCATTGTATTCCTTTTGTTTGCAGGCTGCTGCCAGTAATAGCAGCGCGGGCAATAGTCTCTTCATAAAGTAATTGTATGTTTATTGTAATTGTATTAAACCACAAAAGTATATACAACTATCAAATCATAAAGTTATGCCTTCAAATATTTAATTTAGCATCGAAATAGAAATTGGAGGGAATTTTTTTTAGATGTCAGACATTATTCAGCTTTTACCGGATGCCGTTGCCAACCAGATTGCCGCAGGCGAAGTAGTGCAGCGACCGGCTTCTGCGGTAAAGGAATTGGTAGAAAACGCTATTGATGCAGGGGCCGACAAGATCCAGCTTATTATTAAAGATGCCGGTAAATCACTGATCCAGGTTATTGATAATGGCTGCGGCATGAGCCTTACCGATGCCCGCATGTGCTTTGAGCGTCATGCAACTTCAAAAATACGCAAGGCCGAAGATCTGTTTGCTATTCGTACCATGGGTTTCAGGGGCGAGGCCATGGCATCCATCGCCGCTATTGCCCAGGTAGAGCTGAAAACCCGCCGCCATGAAGATGAACTGGGCAGTTGTATAACTATTGAAGGCTCCGAAGTAATAAGCCAGGAGCCATGTGCAGCTAACGCGGGCACATCCATCTCCATAAAAAACCTGTTTTATAACACCCCTGCCCGCCGTAATTTTTTAAAGAGCAACCCGGTAGAGATGCGCCATATTATTGACGAGTTTCAACGTGTGGCCTTAGCACATCCCGAAATTTTTTTTACCCTTCACCATGATAGCCAGGAAGTTTATCATTTGCCGGGCACTACGCTTAAACAAAGGATAGTACACCTGTTTGGCAATAATTATAACCAGCGGCTGGTACCTGTTGAAGAAGATACAACTATTATTAAGTTGCGCGGTTTTGTAGGCAAACCGGAGTTTGCGCGTAAAACCCGCGGCGAGCAGTTCTTTTTTGTAAACAACCGCTTCATCCGCGATTCGTACCTTAATCATGCTGTAACAACAGCGTTTGAAGAACTATTGCCCGATGATTGTTTTCCGTTTTATGTGTTGTTCATCGATATCGACCCTTCAAAAATTGATATCAACGTACACCCTACTAAAACGGAGATCAAGTATCAGGACGAAAAGGCTATTTATGCCATAATCCGGTCGGCAGTGAAGCGGTCGTTAGGCAGATATAACATTACGCCCAGCCTGGATTTTGACCAGGAAAACAGTATCGAGCACCTGATCACCCCCAAACCGTTTGAGGAGATCATCGCCCCTACTATTTCCTTTAATCCAAACTTTAACCCATTTGCAGATAAAGCAGAAAAGCCCCGGCAGGAACATCCCTTTTTAAGGGAGAGCGGAGGTTATAAAAAAGACCCCATTCCACAAAACTGGGATACTTTGTATGAGATCAGCAAAAAGGAAACCCTTTTTCAGCACGAGATCCACGAGGAAAAAACCATAGCGGTTGATGAGCAGGATGTAAGTAAACCAAGCGAGCGGCAACTGTTCCAGATCCATAACCGGTTTATCCTGTCGCAAATAAAATCGGGCTTTATGCTCATTAACCAGCAGGCCGCGCATGAGCGTATTTTGTACGAACGCTTTTTACAGCAGCTGCAAAATCATTCGGGGGTGAGCCAGCAAAGCTTATTTCCGCAGTCGGTAACACTAAACGGTGCCGATTTTGAGTTATTGAAAGAGCTTTTGCCTGATATCCGGTCGCTGGGTTTTGACATTCGCGAATTTGGGAAAAACACTGTGGTAGTAGAGGGGATCCCGGCCGAACTGAACAACGTTGGTGAGCATGAGCTTTTAGAACATTTACTGGAAGGTTTTAAAAACAATATGGCCATCCTTAAATTAGATAAACGGGATAACCTGGCCCGGTCACTGGCCCGTAACGGCGCTATTAAATCAGGAACAAAGCTATCCCTGGAGGAAATGAACCAGCTTATCGACCAGCTTTTTGCCTGTGAATCACCTAACCAGGCATTGAATGGTAAGCCTGTAATCAGTACCTTTACTATGAACGAATTAATGGAACGATTTGAAAAATAGCCCCAGGCTAAATTATATATGAACGGATACAATCAATCGCCTTTTGCCAACCTTACACCTGTTGTTAAAAACCTGCTGATTATAAACATTATTTGTTTTATACCGGTTTTGATGTTTGATAAAGGGGTAAACGGCCCTAACCCCATTGCCGATAACTTTGGGATGTTCTATTTTAATTCGCCTAATTTCAGGGTATGGGAAATAATTACTTACATGTTTGTACATGGAGGTTTTGCACACATATTCTTTAATATGTTCGCTCTTTTTTCATTCGGCTCAATAGTTGAATACCGGATGGGATCGAAAAAATTTTTTAACTTTTATTTTATCTGCGGCATAGGAGCCATATTTTTTCAAATGCTTGTACAGGCTTACGAAGTACATGCGATAACCGGTGCTTTCACAATTGCCGATCCTGCTCTTGATCAATCTTACCTTGCTTTTGGTCAGCAGCAGGCAATAAAATTATACGGTATATACCATACGTCAATTGTGGGCGCTTCTGGTGCTATATTTGGATTATTGATTGCATTTGGAATGCTTTATCCTAATATGGAATTAATGATCATGTTTATCCCAGTGCCAATAAAAGCAAAATATATAATTCCAGTATATGTGGTATTGGAGCTATATCTGGGTTTTCAACAATTTGCAGGCGATTCAGTGGCTCATTTTGCGCATATTGGAGGAGCGATACTCGGATATATCATGGTTAAAATTTGGCGTTTACAATGACCAAACAATTTTTATTAATAACAGTAGTTATCTTTGTAATACAGCTTTTTTATGAGCACCCTTTGGCAAAATATCCACTACAAAATGCTGCGCTCCGGCAATAGGCTGAACCTGCTTATAGGCATTAATGTGATTGTTTTTCTGGCGATAAACATTTCGGCAATAGTTGAACAGTTACTAACGCATTTTGGGGGCAGTATCATTTTACTTTATGCCGATAAGTATTTAAACATGCCGGCATATCTGCCCGATTTGCTGAAGCGCTTTTGGACGCCTTTAACCTATATGTTCATGCATGCAGGTATACTTCATATCCTGTTCAACATGCTTTGGCTTTATTGGATGGGACAGATATTTGAAGAGTACCTTGGTAATAAACGTACTATAGGTTTATACTTAATGGGCGGCCTGGCCGGGGCTTTGTTATACCTGCTGGCGTTAAACCTGCTGCCTGCATTTACCAGTGCTAACGCTGCACAGACCAGTACTATAGTTGGTGCGTCGGCCAGTGTAATGGCCATTGTTGTGGCAACGGCCACCCTGTTGCCCAACTACACCATATCATTAATTTTATTTGGACCGGTAAAATTAAAATGGCTGGTATTTGTAATCCTGGTTATTGATTTTTTGGGTATAGTTGGTGCAAACGCGGGCGGCGAAATTGCACACCTGGGTGGTGCTTTAATGGGGTTTGTATATATTAAGCAATTGCAAAAAGGCCATGATTGGGTGGGCGGAATAGCCGGGCTGTTTAAACGAAAACCCAGGTTAAAAGTAGTTTCAAATAATATGGGCAAAAATGCCTCCGACTATCCGCGGCAGGAAGAGGTCGACCGCATTTTAGACAAAATATCGCAATCGGGCTACAATAGTTTAAGCAAACAGGAGCGGGAAATTTTATCGCGTGCAAGCAAACAGGAATAAATGATTAAAAAAAAGCAAAGTATTTTTAGCAGGGTATTGTTATGGATAAACCTGTTTTTCTGTTTTGCTTTATTAATAGGATATTTAGCTCCCTCGGTTGATCCGCGCAAGTATTGGTTATTCGCTTTCTTCGGCCTTGCCTACCCTCCTATACTGTTGGTTAATATAATCATGATGCTGTATTGGTTGCTGCGCAAGCGCTGGCAGTTTTTGTTTTCGCTGGTCAGTATTTTAATTGGCTGGGGAGTACTTAATAATAATATCGGGTTCAGATTTAAATCAAGTTTTTCGCTGCCCCCCGGGCTCAACGTTGTACATGTCATGACCTACAACGTGCATAACTTTAAACATTTTGGCTTCAATAACGATATATCAACCAAACATGAGATCCTGGAGATCATCAACAGCGAACAGCCGGATGTGATAGGGTTCCAGGAGTTTTATACCCGCAATAAAGGGCAGTATGAAACACGCGACTCGATCAACAAAATATTAGGCAGCAATAACTTTTACTTTGAACCTTTTAACTTTAATAGTAGAGAAGCCATTGGCATGGCTATCTTTTCGAAATTCCCTATTCTGTCAAGGGGTATGATCCGCCTTGCGGCCGACAGAACATCCGGCAACCAGTGCTTATATGCTGATATAAAAAAGGGGGATAAAATTTTTAGG from Mucilaginibacter sp. SJ includes:
- a CDS encoding serine hydrolase domain-containing protein; the protein is MIKNKWGRVPLVLLGFALFNTACAQNPPLTGQAFIAEERLVGNSTVLLNNASYLVPLQKLEDFKIASVHFNNQYAAVFDSLLNKYNSVQLFDGGAYSGNKTLANLTSDLKFYNTIIVQVNDADLSNPDVIDFISTNQKNKNIIVAAFGSGSLLGKLDVITAPVIWTERVSQVSAMYSAEAIFGGVSISQKLAKNYSAVYKMGMGFATEKTRLQYTVPEEAGINAANLQGIDKIAQEAIREHATPGCVVLVAKDGKVIFNKAYGYHTYDNVIPDKLTDIFDLASMTKVSATTMETMQLTDQGKLSLEKTLGDYIPLARKSNKNDIRIREVLLHQAGLIPDIQSFEKVKPTDHSTDSSAAYPTKVSDHYYLRKDYYKDVMLPDMLNSPLKTRGQYVYSDVSMLFMQEVVENITAVPLNIYVQQHFYTPLGMQTAGFLPLYRFTPDRIIPTENDKEYRMSLLDGYVHDPTAALLGGVAGHAGLFGSANDVAILYQMILNKGSYGGAQYFKPEVVDLFTSKQSPVSRRGLGFDRWDPIAERHYPSKLASDQAFGHTGFTGTCIWVDPKYNLVYVFLSNRVNPSVASKLLSLNIRPRIQDVVYEAITKGL
- a CDS encoding amidohydrolase, coding for MKRLLPALLLLAAACKQKEYNADMLVKNAVVYTVDSNFTTASAFVVSGGKILAVGNADSLEQKYNAREVVDAQGAAVYPGFIDAHAHFYEYGMGLQEVNLVGTHSWPEIIDSVKAYSERNTDGWIIGNGWDQNDWTNKHFPDKAKLDSLFPMRPVILSRVDGHAAIANQAALNIAGVKPGQTINGGEIETSNGKLTGILVDNAVGIVTRKIPQPTAAIIDTALLSAQKNCFAAGLTTVDDCGLPYTMINTIAELQNKGDLKMRLYVMLADRQENYDYLFKKGIIKTPRLNVRAFKVYADGALGSRGACLLKPYADSAKWSGFLLSNPKHFEEIAPKIAARGFQMCTHAIGDSAVRVMLKIYATNLKGKNDLRWRIEHAQVVSPQDLDMFGQYSIVPSVQPTHATSDMYWAGKRLGRERLKTAYAYKQLLKQNGWIPLGTDFPVENINPLYTFYAAVERKDLKGFPEGGFQSENALSRIEALKGMTLWAAKANFEEKEKGSIEPGKYADFVILDKDIMKVKGSEIPATKVTQTYINGVKVYDKK
- a CDS encoding VOC family protein; this translates as MASTINIPENYQAVMPYLIVKNGAQFIGFTQKVFGATEQFKTMRDEHTIMHAEVNINGSTIMFADCTDTYQQQNAGMFVYVENCDETYQKALDSGAESIMPPADQPYGRSAGVTDPFGNTWWITNPL
- a CDS encoding rhomboid family intramembrane serine protease; amino-acid sequence: MNGYNQSPFANLTPVVKNLLIINIICFIPVLMFDKGVNGPNPIADNFGMFYFNSPNFRVWEIITYMFVHGGFAHIFFNMFALFSFGSIVEYRMGSKKFFNFYFICGIGAIFFQMLVQAYEVHAITGAFTIADPALDQSYLAFGQQQAIKLYGIYHTSIVGASGAIFGLLIAFGMLYPNMELMIMFIPVPIKAKYIIPVYVVLELYLGFQQFAGDSVAHFAHIGGAILGYIMVKIWRLQ
- the mutL gene encoding DNA mismatch repair endonuclease MutL, yielding MSDIIQLLPDAVANQIAAGEVVQRPASAVKELVENAIDAGADKIQLIIKDAGKSLIQVIDNGCGMSLTDARMCFERHATSKIRKAEDLFAIRTMGFRGEAMASIAAIAQVELKTRRHEDELGSCITIEGSEVISQEPCAANAGTSISIKNLFYNTPARRNFLKSNPVEMRHIIDEFQRVALAHPEIFFTLHHDSQEVYHLPGTTLKQRIVHLFGNNYNQRLVPVEEDTTIIKLRGFVGKPEFARKTRGEQFFFVNNRFIRDSYLNHAVTTAFEELLPDDCFPFYVLFIDIDPSKIDINVHPTKTEIKYQDEKAIYAIIRSAVKRSLGRYNITPSLDFDQENSIEHLITPKPFEEIIAPTISFNPNFNPFADKAEKPRQEHPFLRESGGYKKDPIPQNWDTLYEISKKETLFQHEIHEEKTIAVDEQDVSKPSERQLFQIHNRFILSQIKSGFMLINQQAAHERILYERFLQQLQNHSGVSQQSLFPQSVTLNGADFELLKELLPDIRSLGFDIREFGKNTVVVEGIPAELNNVGEHELLEHLLEGFKNNMAILKLDKRDNLARSLARNGAIKSGTKLSLEEMNQLIDQLFACESPNQALNGKPVISTFTMNELMERFEK
- a CDS encoding endonuclease/exonuclease/phosphatase family protein, yielding MIKKKQSIFSRVLLWINLFFCFALLIGYLAPSVDPRKYWLFAFFGLAYPPILLVNIIMMLYWLLRKRWQFLFSLVSILIGWGVLNNNIGFRFKSSFSLPPGLNVVHVMTYNVHNFKHFGFNNDISTKHEILEIINSEQPDVIGFQEFYTRNKGQYETRDSINKILGSNNFYFEPFNFNSREAIGMAIFSKFPILSRGMIRLAADRTSGNQCLYADIKKGDKIFRYYNIHLQSINFDPDDYKYIDSVSKKGKTDIKSTKRLGSKLKIAFMKRAEQVFKVKAHAAQCPYPYIIAGDFNDTPSSFAVNQMAKGLNNSFREKGSGLGRTYNGDFPNYQIDYIMSSRQFSVFNYKVIEKKLSDHYPLRSDLVLN
- a CDS encoding rhomboid family protein — encoded protein: MSTLWQNIHYKMLRSGNRLNLLIGINVIVFLAINISAIVEQLLTHFGGSIILLYADKYLNMPAYLPDLLKRFWTPLTYMFMHAGILHILFNMLWLYWMGQIFEEYLGNKRTIGLYLMGGLAGALLYLLALNLLPAFTSANAAQTSTIVGASASVMAIVVATATLLPNYTISLILFGPVKLKWLVFVILVIDFLGIVGANAGGEIAHLGGALMGFVYIKQLQKGHDWVGGIAGLFKRKPRLKVVSNNMGKNASDYPRQEEVDRILDKISQSGYNSLSKQEREILSRASKQE
- a CDS encoding DUF2683 family protein, producing MTTLTIHPANADQETAIRIFLDALHVDYKTSEIANDTAYLLSSEANAQHLQKSIEQEHQGKVTKLNLDNIWKP